In Microbacterium foliorum, the following proteins share a genomic window:
- a CDS encoding endonuclease/exonuclease/phosphatase family protein translates to MFRLLGILFTVLFAIATAVVVWPQFFHLEQTFPFAQIVAARGVVLAAFLVIAALSLFLLLAKPLRGFAASVLIVALLGAGATGAIGFLRGFGADTLPAPTDSSLRVLTWNTAGDEVSAEEIAREILDRGADIVALPETTEEVGEQVAVLLRDQDHPMWVHHVQFKPDVVDGPKSWHTTVLVSPDLGEYSVIASSEDGSNNTGSVPSAVLMPIDGAGPTIVAVHAVAPRMDDMAQWQSDLRWIADQCPAGDFILAGDFNATIDHMAGLGVDGGDMGYCRDAAPRSGNGFSGTWPSSLPALLSTPIDHVMASPSWTTTGSVVIGGGGGSDHRGLVVQLEPAG, encoded by the coding sequence ATGTTTCGACTACTGGGGATCCTGTTCACCGTGCTGTTCGCGATCGCGACGGCAGTCGTGGTGTGGCCGCAGTTCTTCCACCTCGAGCAGACATTCCCGTTCGCTCAGATCGTGGCCGCCCGTGGAGTGGTGCTCGCGGCGTTCCTCGTCATCGCGGCGCTGTCGCTGTTCCTCCTCCTCGCGAAGCCGTTGCGCGGCTTCGCGGCATCGGTCCTGATCGTCGCACTGCTCGGGGCCGGGGCGACCGGAGCCATCGGCTTCCTGCGCGGGTTCGGCGCAGACACGCTCCCCGCCCCCACTGATTCGAGCCTCCGCGTGCTCACCTGGAACACCGCCGGTGACGAGGTGTCCGCCGAGGAGATCGCCCGGGAGATCCTCGATCGAGGCGCCGATATCGTCGCGCTCCCCGAGACCACGGAGGAGGTCGGCGAGCAGGTCGCCGTGCTGCTTCGTGATCAGGATCACCCGATGTGGGTGCACCACGTGCAGTTCAAACCCGACGTCGTCGACGGTCCGAAGTCGTGGCACACGACCGTCCTGGTCTCCCCCGACCTCGGCGAGTACTCCGTGATCGCGTCATCGGAGGACGGCTCGAACAACACCGGCTCGGTGCCCAGTGCGGTGCTGATGCCGATCGATGGCGCAGGTCCGACGATCGTCGCCGTGCATGCTGTCGCACCGCGCATGGACGACATGGCGCAGTGGCAGAGCGATCTGCGCTGGATCGCCGACCAGTGCCCCGCGGGCGACTTCATCCTCGCCGGAGATTTCAACGCGACGATCGACCACATGGCGGGACTCGGCGTCGACGGCGGCGACATGGGCTACTGCCGCGACGCAGCCCCCCGATCGGGCAACGGATTCAGCGGAACCTGGCCCAGCTCGTTGCCGGCACTGCTGAGCACGCCGATCGACCACGTCATGGCATCGCCCAGCTGGACGACGACCGGATCGGTCGTGATCGGCGGCGGCGGTGGCAGCGATCATCGTGGCCTCGTGGTGCAGCTCGAGCCCGCAGGCTGA